The Ficedula albicollis isolate OC2 chromosome 6, FicAlb1.5, whole genome shotgun sequence genome has a window encoding:
- the R3HCC1L gene encoding coiled-coil domain-containing protein R3HCC1L isoform X3 has product MCQPGSYTIPGCSVSRSAVPCETGSGGTMQQEAEGSRVRRRKPDMALYVPKARREREAQAAANTRVGHRREPENHLLPQDSGWTSGEGQRQSPRARTQVGRAARRDNKVDAGPRELRTASARHSHRTRGSCPIALESLQASPSVCEPCPDPAVAQPWDSQDKTSHEEPGELNHGHRMIRTEPDPSSPQSAQAGAVKATPEPGDDSTGSTPAASPAVVCETALGDMLEDLGDSTLDPAGDLSQNLGEAALQSAGVGSHGKVLHLVGETVGLKAREEEREEERSLLAEQSKNCATGVPEEEEMWGGRAELPGESTLCAPGASCEPVFLRGNVGDVPVLPGGSTPQQGKGSPPQLLPVMEESTAGAGDPRGEGDLVPAAEEAGSTCVCTDSSAGAESSPWEEAPLESCEPPPPLELLCHGVEGISPASWAKELSGPDEDVGSLQKHQEAEKEERSLHSSSPKEGQTSASAETQSQSSPGAEESWDMLFNDDGDCLDPRLLEELSGGEKQQESRQSPRFNYYGAEPAAPDISDDELPHVIEIYDFPSDFRTEDLMRVFCSYHPITARDALSTKHLMVKTRPLSQGTRASKAKARAYAEYLQPAKERPETSAVLARRLVIGALGVRSKQTPAQRDAERRKLQEAQERKRLENKQREDAWEGRD; this is encoded by the exons GCAGTGGTGGCACCATGCAGCAGGAGGCGGAGGGCAGCCGGGTGCGCCGCAGGAAGCCCGACATGGCCCTCTACGTGCCCAAAGCGCGGCGGGAGAGAGAGGCACAGGCGGCAGCTAACACACGGGTTGGGCACCGCCGGGAGCCTGAGAACCACCTCCTGCCGCAGGACTCGGGCTGGACCAGTGGCGAGGGGCAGAGGCAAAGCCCCCGTGCCAGAACACAGGTAGGCAGAGCGGCAAGGAGGGACAACAAGGTGGATGCTGGCCCAAGGGAGCTGCGGacagcctctgccaggcacagccacaggacGAGAGGCAGCTGCCCTATTGCACTGGAAAGCCTGCAGGCATCGCCCAGTGTGTGTGAGCCATGCCCAGATCCAGCTGTtgctcagccctgggacagTCAGGACAAAACATCTCATGAAGAGCCCGGAGAGCTCAACCATGGCCACAGGATGATACGGACTGAGCCTGACCCTTCATCCCCGCAGAGTgctcaggctggggctgtgaagGCTACCCCTGAGCCTGGGGATGACTCCACTGGCTCAACACCCGCTGCTAGCCCAGCAGTGGTTTGTGAGACAGCCCTGGGTGACATGTTGGAGGACTTGGGGGACAGCACCCTAGATCCAGCTGGGGACCTCTCCCAAAACCTAGGAGAGGCTGCCCTGCAGTCAGCAGGTGTGGGCAGCCATGGCAAGGTGCTCCATTTGGTGGGGGAGACAGTGGGTCTGAAagccagggaggaggagagagaggaggagaggtctctcctggcagagcagagcaagaaTTGTGCCACTGGGGTACCGGAGGAAGAGGAGAtgtggggaggcagagctgagcttcCTGGGGAGAGCACCTTGTGTGCACCAGGAGCCAGCTGTGAACCTGTGTTCTTGAGGGGTAATGTGGGCGATGTTCCAGTACTGCCAGGGGGGAGCACTCCACAGCAGGGCAAGGGCAgcccaccccagctcctgcctgtcatggaggagagcactgctggtgctggggatCCCAGAGGGGAGGGTGACCTGgtgcctgctgcagaggaagcaggCAGCACTTGTGTCTGCACGGatagcagtgctggggctgagagcagcccgTGGGAGGAAGCACCTCTGGAAAGCTGTGAGCCCCCACCGCCCCTagagctgctgtgccatggcGTGGAGGGGATCTCACCTGCATCCTGGGCCAAGGAGCTGTCAGGGCCAGATGAGGATGTGGGCTCGCTGCAGAAGCACCAGGAGgctgaaaaagaagagagaagtctccacagcagctctcccaaGGAAGGACAGACCAGTGCCAGTGCTGAAacccagagccagagcagcccgggtgctgaggagagctgggatATGCTGTTCAACGATGATGGGGACTGCCTGGACCCACGCCTGCTGGAGGAG ctctcagggggtgagaagcagcaggagagccGGCAGTCACCCCGCTTCAACTACTATGGGGCCGAGCCTGCTGCGCCGGACATCAGCGATGATGAGCTGCCCCACGTCATCGAGATCTACGATTTCCCCTCGGATTTCCGCACCGAGGATCTGATGCGCGTCTTCTGCAGCTATCA CCCCATAACAG CACGCGATGCCCTCAGCACCAAGCACCTGATGGTGAAGACACGCCCGCTCTCCCAGGGCACCCGCGCCTCTAAAGCCAAAGCCAGGGCATATGCTG AGTACCTGCAGCCAGCCAAGGAGCGCCCTGAAacatcagctgtcctggccaggCGGCTGGTGATTGGTGCCCTGGGGGTACGGAGCAAGCAGACACCAGCCCAGAGAGATGCCGAGCGCAGGAAGCTGCAAGAAGCTCAAG AGAGGAAGCGCCTGGAGAACAAGCAGCGGGAGGATGCCTGGGAGGGCCGGGACTGA
- the R3HCC1L gene encoding coiled-coil domain-containing protein R3HCC1L isoform X2, which translates to MTVESQGDVSARELHDSWLLGSGGTMQQEAEGSRVRRRKPDMALYVPKARREREAQAAANTRVGHRREPENHLLPQDSGWTSGEGQRQSPRARTQVGRAARRDNKVDAGPRELRTASARHSHRTRGSCPIALESLQASPSVCEPCPDPAVAQPWDSQDKTSHEEPGELNHGHRMIRTEPDPSSPQSAQAGAVKATPEPGDDSTGSTPAASPAVVCETALGDMLEDLGDSTLDPAGDLSQNLGEAALQSAGVGSHGKVLHLVGETVGLKAREEEREEERSLLAEQSKNCATGVPEEEEMWGGRAELPGESTLCAPGASCEPVFLRGNVGDVPVLPGGSTPQQGKGSPPQLLPVMEESTAGAGDPRGEGDLVPAAEEAGSTCVCTDSSAGAESSPWEEAPLESCEPPPPLELLCHGVEGISPASWAKELSGPDEDVGSLQKHQEAEKEERSLHSSSPKEGQTSASAETQSQSSPGAEESWDMLFNDDGDCLDPRLLEELSGGEKQQESRQSPRFNYYGAEPAAPDISDDELPHVIEIYDFPSDFRTEDLMRVFCSYQKKGFDIKWVDDTHALGIFSSPITARDALSTKHLMVKTRPLSQGTRASKAKARAYAEYLQPAKERPETSAVLARRLVIGALGVRSKQTPAQRDAERRKLQEAQERKRLENKQREDAWEGRD; encoded by the exons GCAGTGGTGGCACCATGCAGCAGGAGGCGGAGGGCAGCCGGGTGCGCCGCAGGAAGCCCGACATGGCCCTCTACGTGCCCAAAGCGCGGCGGGAGAGAGAGGCACAGGCGGCAGCTAACACACGGGTTGGGCACCGCCGGGAGCCTGAGAACCACCTCCTGCCGCAGGACTCGGGCTGGACCAGTGGCGAGGGGCAGAGGCAAAGCCCCCGTGCCAGAACACAGGTAGGCAGAGCGGCAAGGAGGGACAACAAGGTGGATGCTGGCCCAAGGGAGCTGCGGacagcctctgccaggcacagccacaggacGAGAGGCAGCTGCCCTATTGCACTGGAAAGCCTGCAGGCATCGCCCAGTGTGTGTGAGCCATGCCCAGATCCAGCTGTtgctcagccctgggacagTCAGGACAAAACATCTCATGAAGAGCCCGGAGAGCTCAACCATGGCCACAGGATGATACGGACTGAGCCTGACCCTTCATCCCCGCAGAGTgctcaggctggggctgtgaagGCTACCCCTGAGCCTGGGGATGACTCCACTGGCTCAACACCCGCTGCTAGCCCAGCAGTGGTTTGTGAGACAGCCCTGGGTGACATGTTGGAGGACTTGGGGGACAGCACCCTAGATCCAGCTGGGGACCTCTCCCAAAACCTAGGAGAGGCTGCCCTGCAGTCAGCAGGTGTGGGCAGCCATGGCAAGGTGCTCCATTTGGTGGGGGAGACAGTGGGTCTGAAagccagggaggaggagagagaggaggagaggtctctcctggcagagcagagcaagaaTTGTGCCACTGGGGTACCGGAGGAAGAGGAGAtgtggggaggcagagctgagcttcCTGGGGAGAGCACCTTGTGTGCACCAGGAGCCAGCTGTGAACCTGTGTTCTTGAGGGGTAATGTGGGCGATGTTCCAGTACTGCCAGGGGGGAGCACTCCACAGCAGGGCAAGGGCAgcccaccccagctcctgcctgtcatggaggagagcactgctggtgctggggatCCCAGAGGGGAGGGTGACCTGgtgcctgctgcagaggaagcaggCAGCACTTGTGTCTGCACGGatagcagtgctggggctgagagcagcccgTGGGAGGAAGCACCTCTGGAAAGCTGTGAGCCCCCACCGCCCCTagagctgctgtgccatggcGTGGAGGGGATCTCACCTGCATCCTGGGCCAAGGAGCTGTCAGGGCCAGATGAGGATGTGGGCTCGCTGCAGAAGCACCAGGAGgctgaaaaagaagagagaagtctccacagcagctctcccaaGGAAGGACAGACCAGTGCCAGTGCTGAAacccagagccagagcagcccgggtgctgaggagagctgggatATGCTGTTCAACGATGATGGGGACTGCCTGGACCCACGCCTGCTGGAGGAG ctctcagggggtgagaagcagcaggagagccGGCAGTCACCCCGCTTCAACTACTATGGGGCCGAGCCTGCTGCGCCGGACATCAGCGATGATGAGCTGCCCCACGTCATCGAGATCTACGATTTCCCCTCGGATTTCCGCACCGAGGATCTGATGCGCGTCTTCTGCAGCTATCA GAAAAAAGGCTTTGATATTAAGTGGGTGGATGACACACATGCCCTGGGCATCTTCTCCAGCCCCATAACAG CACGCGATGCCCTCAGCACCAAGCACCTGATGGTGAAGACACGCCCGCTCTCCCAGGGCACCCGCGCCTCTAAAGCCAAAGCCAGGGCATATGCTG AGTACCTGCAGCCAGCCAAGGAGCGCCCTGAAacatcagctgtcctggccaggCGGCTGGTGATTGGTGCCCTGGGGGTACGGAGCAAGCAGACACCAGCCCAGAGAGATGCCGAGCGCAGGAAGCTGCAAGAAGCTCAAG AGAGGAAGCGCCTGGAGAACAAGCAGCGGGAGGATGCCTGGGAGGGCCGGGACTGA
- the R3HCC1L gene encoding coiled-coil domain-containing protein R3HCC1L isoform X1 — protein MCQPGSYTIPGCSVSRSAVPCETGSGGTMQQEAEGSRVRRRKPDMALYVPKARREREAQAAANTRVGHRREPENHLLPQDSGWTSGEGQRQSPRARTQVGRAARRDNKVDAGPRELRTASARHSHRTRGSCPIALESLQASPSVCEPCPDPAVAQPWDSQDKTSHEEPGELNHGHRMIRTEPDPSSPQSAQAGAVKATPEPGDDSTGSTPAASPAVVCETALGDMLEDLGDSTLDPAGDLSQNLGEAALQSAGVGSHGKVLHLVGETVGLKAREEEREEERSLLAEQSKNCATGVPEEEEMWGGRAELPGESTLCAPGASCEPVFLRGNVGDVPVLPGGSTPQQGKGSPPQLLPVMEESTAGAGDPRGEGDLVPAAEEAGSTCVCTDSSAGAESSPWEEAPLESCEPPPPLELLCHGVEGISPASWAKELSGPDEDVGSLQKHQEAEKEERSLHSSSPKEGQTSASAETQSQSSPGAEESWDMLFNDDGDCLDPRLLEELSGGEKQQESRQSPRFNYYGAEPAAPDISDDELPHVIEIYDFPSDFRTEDLMRVFCSYQKKGFDIKWVDDTHALGIFSSPITARDALSTKHLMVKTRPLSQGTRASKAKARAYAEYLQPAKERPETSAVLARRLVIGALGVRSKQTPAQRDAERRKLQEAQERKRLENKQREDAWEGRD, from the exons GCAGTGGTGGCACCATGCAGCAGGAGGCGGAGGGCAGCCGGGTGCGCCGCAGGAAGCCCGACATGGCCCTCTACGTGCCCAAAGCGCGGCGGGAGAGAGAGGCACAGGCGGCAGCTAACACACGGGTTGGGCACCGCCGGGAGCCTGAGAACCACCTCCTGCCGCAGGACTCGGGCTGGACCAGTGGCGAGGGGCAGAGGCAAAGCCCCCGTGCCAGAACACAGGTAGGCAGAGCGGCAAGGAGGGACAACAAGGTGGATGCTGGCCCAAGGGAGCTGCGGacagcctctgccaggcacagccacaggacGAGAGGCAGCTGCCCTATTGCACTGGAAAGCCTGCAGGCATCGCCCAGTGTGTGTGAGCCATGCCCAGATCCAGCTGTtgctcagccctgggacagTCAGGACAAAACATCTCATGAAGAGCCCGGAGAGCTCAACCATGGCCACAGGATGATACGGACTGAGCCTGACCCTTCATCCCCGCAGAGTgctcaggctggggctgtgaagGCTACCCCTGAGCCTGGGGATGACTCCACTGGCTCAACACCCGCTGCTAGCCCAGCAGTGGTTTGTGAGACAGCCCTGGGTGACATGTTGGAGGACTTGGGGGACAGCACCCTAGATCCAGCTGGGGACCTCTCCCAAAACCTAGGAGAGGCTGCCCTGCAGTCAGCAGGTGTGGGCAGCCATGGCAAGGTGCTCCATTTGGTGGGGGAGACAGTGGGTCTGAAagccagggaggaggagagagaggaggagaggtctctcctggcagagcagagcaagaaTTGTGCCACTGGGGTACCGGAGGAAGAGGAGAtgtggggaggcagagctgagcttcCTGGGGAGAGCACCTTGTGTGCACCAGGAGCCAGCTGTGAACCTGTGTTCTTGAGGGGTAATGTGGGCGATGTTCCAGTACTGCCAGGGGGGAGCACTCCACAGCAGGGCAAGGGCAgcccaccccagctcctgcctgtcatggaggagagcactgctggtgctggggatCCCAGAGGGGAGGGTGACCTGgtgcctgctgcagaggaagcaggCAGCACTTGTGTCTGCACGGatagcagtgctggggctgagagcagcccgTGGGAGGAAGCACCTCTGGAAAGCTGTGAGCCCCCACCGCCCCTagagctgctgtgccatggcGTGGAGGGGATCTCACCTGCATCCTGGGCCAAGGAGCTGTCAGGGCCAGATGAGGATGTGGGCTCGCTGCAGAAGCACCAGGAGgctgaaaaagaagagagaagtctccacagcagctctcccaaGGAAGGACAGACCAGTGCCAGTGCTGAAacccagagccagagcagcccgggtgctgaggagagctgggatATGCTGTTCAACGATGATGGGGACTGCCTGGACCCACGCCTGCTGGAGGAG ctctcagggggtgagaagcagcaggagagccGGCAGTCACCCCGCTTCAACTACTATGGGGCCGAGCCTGCTGCGCCGGACATCAGCGATGATGAGCTGCCCCACGTCATCGAGATCTACGATTTCCCCTCGGATTTCCGCACCGAGGATCTGATGCGCGTCTTCTGCAGCTATCA GAAAAAAGGCTTTGATATTAAGTGGGTGGATGACACACATGCCCTGGGCATCTTCTCCAGCCCCATAACAG CACGCGATGCCCTCAGCACCAAGCACCTGATGGTGAAGACACGCCCGCTCTCCCAGGGCACCCGCGCCTCTAAAGCCAAAGCCAGGGCATATGCTG AGTACCTGCAGCCAGCCAAGGAGCGCCCTGAAacatcagctgtcctggccaggCGGCTGGTGATTGGTGCCCTGGGGGTACGGAGCAAGCAGACACCAGCCCAGAGAGATGCCGAGCGCAGGAAGCTGCAAGAAGCTCAAG AGAGGAAGCGCCTGGAGAACAAGCAGCGGGAGGATGCCTGGGAGGGCCGGGACTGA